ctgtacgtagcgttgtcattttggtcgcgaacgtgtatgtacatactggtcgatatagaggcgcgcacgtgtcgtggtaaaggcgcgcacgtagcatgtacacgtacgtacagcggccattgtgcaagaaagaaaacacggccacgtacgtacatacgggcggggtctcgaacgcctactcgcgcatacgtacggccagggctcgtgtacatggccgggtcggaatggagaaactgcgtcgtcgtcgtgttcatggggagccaaccggctgtgtcggaatggaatgcgtcatcgtgttcatcgagagggcttggacggaatagccgatggaaacaaggcctgatgtaccgcagaacggaggaaacggccttgtgttcgaccagccgcGTTCAaaataggatcctgttcatcgggaggggtctggcgtaccgcaaaacggaggaaacgaacctctacgtttgaaacggggtcctgttgatcgggaggggtgtggcgtacctcaaaacggaggaaacgaacttgtgttggagcgctacggtctaaacgggggtcctgttcatcgggaggggtgtggcgtaccgcaaaacgggactccacgggatactgttcatctccattgtcgaccccctccagcctccacgggctactgttcatccaccgtcgtcctcctccagcctccgcctgcgactgttcatccacgggctcctgttcatccagcctccacctcgcgctactccaccggctactgttcaaccagctctctccacgggctcctgttcaaccacccctccacgggctactgttcatccagccctccaccgtctactgttcatccagccctccatggggtcatcctgttcatccagccctccacggggtcctgtccatccagccccaaccagctcgatcgatcggggtcatgttcatccagaggcaacaccaacgggtcctgttcatccacctccaccgggaactgttcatccaaaccccccagcaacactcattgttcatccagaggcggcatcgaccggcttcagttagcagcagtagtgaaggaatcgctcgatcgggttcagttaacagccatcgatcgatcgctcaggttcagtaacgcgtagcctgcagtgcaatcgctcgggttcagtaggcgaacgcctcgctcgggttcagttagagcccaatgcctcgcacccacatgcgcgcgtgtacgagagaaacgcgcaaacattcgtgcatcgctcggccccgaccacccaccgtaaccgggaacaccctgatattttcctcgccctcgcttctaccacggttttttccgtcatggacggcccaaagaatgtcatgcagctgcgtcttcggcccgcccaggacgaaaagcccattttctgttatgattttttgtcatagaagtaggagcccaccacatctatgatgataccgggttttgtcacaattatcgtcatagaagtgtcataagtatgacagaattttttttcgttcggcccaacatgtcacggatgtgtcttttttgtagtgtagggagtcctagtaggactccacactttgggcgcgccctatgagggccggcctcctcctccctccattctttatatacgtggccaaggggcaccccatagacacacaagttgattgtttccagccatgtgcggtgcccccctccaccataatccaccttggtcatatcgtaacggtgcttaggcAAAGTCCTGTTCCGGTAGTAttatcatcactgtcatcatgccgtcgtgctggtgaagctcttcctcgacactctgctggatcgagagttcgtgggacgtcaccgagccgaacatgtgcagattgcggaggtgccatactttcggtactaggatcggtcgatcgtgaagacgtatgactacatcaaccgtgttgtcataacgcttccgcttacggtctacgagggtacgtagacaacactctcccctctcgttgctatgcatcaccatgatcttgcgtgtgcgtaggtaaattttttgaaattactgcgttccccaacactacctATATACTATCAACACATCTTACAGAATATATCATAAGCACATAATATTTCAATAGATGTCTCTTTGTCACACTTTTAGAGAGTTGCTATTGGTGAAATTATGAACCCCGGTCCAGGCTTTAGCATAAGTTTTTTTCTAGTTCTTATTTATTCCAAACATACAATACAAGTAGCAAAGCTAGTAAGGTTGCCCCCCTTGCTAGAGTTCTTGGGGCACAAGTGAAATTTTATTAGTGTTGCACAACTTATCATTGGTGTAGAAAACAATACCTTCAcgattgttaccttggttctcatTGGGGGGACTCGCTACTTGCTACAACTCCCGCACTTGGTGAGGGGGGGGACTACCATACATCCTAATATGAGCTGAAGTAAGCATCATGGTATGAGCGGGTGTGCTTGTACCAACACTCGTACGAAATCAAGACAAGAGGATCAGTGGGTCTAAAATTTAGCCAAGCACTAGTATGAGTACCATTAGGCAGAAACCTTAAACATGCTGCTATTGAAGTAATCCTAAATCCAAAATTttcaagctctctctctctctctctctcttctcctccaAACTACAAAGAACCATGGTTGATTTCAGCTTGTTTCCTCGCACACCAAGGTTTCAAGGTAATCTCCTCCGTCCCACCATTTATTCCCCCCGATCTTGTGCTCATTTGCTTAGCAATGATGTTTTAGGGTTCAAACTAGTTTCAGGAACAAGTTAATTGTTGAACATGTTTCCATGCATGTTTTTTGAGGAGTTTTGCTTCCTACTATTATAGGAGTCATTTTTATCAGTGTTATTGCATCGGAGGTTTAGTTTGATTTATATTAGGTATGGAGACAAGAGGGCACACTACTTATGTTTGTGCTACTACACATGGATTACCTACTACACATAATAAAACCAGAGATAGTGCATGGCTCAATCATGCTCGTGAACAACATAAGTGAGTTGCCTTCCTCAACATAAACCTTGATGGTGATTTAAAGAAAATTTCAAAGAAATTCGTTCCCTCAAAGTTAGGTCAACCAAGTGGGCATGTCCTACCACTATGAAAACTCTCGGCGTAGGCAACAATTTCAGTTATTTATGTAACAATGTCAGCATGTATGTATCACTTTCATAAGTAGGATGCATATACTTATCGCCAGTTGACACTTGAGTTCTTGATCATGTTGACACACACCAATGGACATCACCCCAAAGTAAAAAAAAAGAAACATGATTAAGTTTTGACTTATGAATGTCGACTTCAAGCCCCTCATTGAATGGTGTGATTTTTTTCCTTCATCAACAACGATGGTCAGCTTCATTATAGCGTCAACCATATTGATGCTCCACCCATGCAATATTTCCGCCAATTGAGCATTTGTAACCCAATGCCAAGAGAAAGCGGTACGGAGTGCTCTTCTATTTGACATCAATTTGACTGCGGACATGTTGCTTACTCGAGGGGAGTAAATGAAGGTGATAGAAAAAGAGATGATAATACTCGTGAATATCGTGTTCCTGACCTCCAACATGATGTCAAACTTGAGAGACATGCTTTTAAAATGTATTGCTAGTTAATACCTGAAACTTCATCCATAAATCATATATCCATATTTAGAAGGTCGGATTATCCTATTAAAATAGATTATCCTATGGCGTCATATCATACTAGTATCATATCTTATACCATATCGTATCAGCCGAACTCGGAGTCGAAACGGATTGTGTGCGGATGTAAAAATCTCCTACCGTATCCTATAAAAACAGATTCGAAAGCGGTTTCAGTCAAAACTTATCCTAACCACTTTCACCCTTATTCACAATCTACCACCAGTCCATGCGTTGTCGGATGGGCTAGAATTAATTGCCAATGACCTTTTATACTATTATTACTAATATTTACAAAACATAGCGAAGCAAATTTCCGGAATCGTGCGTAGTGCTAGCTAGTAGACTTGTACCCCTAAAAAAATCTAGTAGAGTTGTACACACAGTTACTTTTAAGTCCTCTATAAACCAAAGCTTGGTAATTCGAAAGCCATCCTAGATTTCACCGTATTTTTACCGGCATCAAGATTCACAATTGATGCCTATAATATCCAGGTCGAAACTCTGACATCTGGCATCGCTCTTCTTTCATCAGATTTGCAGTTTTATCCAATTCTCGTGATTGATTCGAGCGTCGCCCTCATAACTAGATCGTCCTTGCTTGATCTTTTTTGGTATTTGTTCATGGCCTTTGTAGGTTTGCTGAACTGCTCGTTCCTGCATGTTGGAGACACAAAAATGTCACAACAGTTTCGGGACTACAAGTAATCACACCTACTAAACTCTAACTGAATAAGAAGAAACGAGCAGTTCTGGCACACACTTTGAACACCGGCAGCAGCTGCTAGCGAACATATGAAATAAATTGTTCAAGAAATCACCTGTTTTTGCCGCCGGGTGCCGCCGCCAGCAGGCGAACATACTCTGCCTCCGGCTGCCGGATAGAGGGGCACTGACCCATCCCTGCCTTTCTACTTTCTCTCTGTGTCTGCTATTGCTGCTCTGCTCTActctgcttgctagttgcttgctgcctGAGTTGCATTTGGTCACATTTGTATTTAAAGGGTTCTGGTTCAAATATAAAATACAGAAAACAGGGAAAAGTGCTCGGATATTTTGGTCCTTTTGGGCTTTTTAGTAGGCATGCATGAACTGTGCTGCTTCATGGTGCCACTTGTATGTTATTCTTTAGGCTGATTTTGGGTCTGACAGTTTGACTTCTTCTCCCAACTTGACTCTTCATCAACTTCACTCGATCTCCAACTAAAGAAAAAGAAATTCACTCGATCACACACATCACTACGAAAGAGTACGCATGCACACGTGCATGAAGTTGTCTTTTTCCGCATCTTTTCTCTTGTCTTTTCTATTTGTTTATCTGAACAAAGGGATGAGTGtgtttagagcatctctagcaaatAACAAAGTTCTGGGTGTTGAACTTGAACATACGAGTGATCTTGTCCAGCTTCCATagcgtaagggcatctccaacgccgacccacAAACCGCCTGCATACATTCGCACTATGTTGTCCGGACATCGGAAATCATACTACGCGGGCATGTATCTCCGCTCGGCGGTCCAGACGCACTTTCTCTCGCAAATTAGAGACAAGGGGGGATGGTTGCGGGACCGAGTCCGGACATCAGCCATGTTGGAACCCGACACACCAGGTCCATTAAATCCGCCATCCCGATCTCATTTTCTTTCACTCCTCTACTTTACCCCCTTGCTTTGCATCTGCAACCTCCACCTCTGTTGCCGCCACTGTATCTCTGGCCGCCACACATGCATTGCCGAACGTTCGCAACGAGCATTGACAGCCGTTTGCCCAGGTACGCTCTACCGCCGTGTCAACGACCTCCATGGAGGCCACTACGCCTggcaggtgttcggtcaaatgcccATGAGCTTATTTTCGGAGGCCATGTCGTTTTTTCAGAGTAGGAAGGATGGCAGGGTACTCaaccatggaggatgagttgttgtgcgatgcgtggttgACTTTATCCGCGGATTTTGTAGGCAGGAGCAAAGGGGGTACATTCTAGCAGCAAGTGCATGAATCATTTCACGCACGAAAGCACATTGCGCCCTATGACATGCACATCATCCATGATCGCAATGTGAGGTCATCATCATATCGATGGCACGCCATCCAGACCATCGTCAGCAAATTTTGTCACGTAATTGCTTAGCTGGAGGCAAGATGGCCATTGCATGCGGCAGAGGAGGAGATcataagttttgcttcttcttcctcaacttGTTAACCGAatcattcattcactcaatgttaCTCTACACATTGTGTAGCCCTTACGTGTTGCCGTGATGTACCACAGGATAAAGCGGCCGCCATTTACGTACACACACTATTGGGTGAAACTGAAGGGTAGTATGTGTGGGACGACATGATCCATTAAAAAACTTGTTGGACATCGAATTTGACACACTGGACATATTTGCATGCTATGTATAGATTATTTGTGCTATTTTGTTTCCGAACTTTGATGAATATCAGCCGGTTTGCATGTCCGCTAATTCAAAACCCGGCTTGAAATGAGGAGGAAATTTGTGGGtcgccattggagatgccctaatgcgGCAACGTTTGAATAATTTATCCAAATGCATTAGAGGATCTACAAACAGACCCCATATCCGCCCTAAACGCCCGGGCAGACTGCCTGGTCAGTGTCCGGATGAAAAAACGTCATCCAAATGGATGCTTCGTATCCGGTCCAAACACCCAGTCTGACCGACACTTCCCATATCGCATGCCACGTCGGACTGACCACTAAGGCCCGCGCCAATTCAGTCATAttctcccccccccctccttgcCTGACCAGTCCTCTCCTCCTCTCTATTGTTGGCCCTCATCCACAGAGTCGTCACCAGAGTTCCGCCGGCATCGTTGCTCCGCTGTCATCCCCAACCTAGGGCTTAGCCACCGGAAGCCGCAATCCACACCGCCGCTGACCGTGGTTCTCCACCACCGAACGTCATATCGATACGTTCAATTCTCCCATATATACACCTCGCGCTCTACGTGTTCGGTGAAGTGACAGAGCTAGATTTTGATTCTTTCGGTCATCATTTCTAGGTCATTCAATGGATTCATCATGGAATAATGGCTATGAGAACTCTGACCTTGATGAATTCTTATTCAACGAGTTCATCGCCTCGTCGGATTTGTGGAGTTGCGATAATGTGCGAAGTGGAGACACTTTGGCGGCTCATGACATGTTTTgtaatcttgcacaacatgattgtcgaggatgaggaTGAAGGGCCAGCACGCACACATGATATTGAGAAGCCCAGAACTCATGTTCGCCTCCTGGAACAAGGGGCAGAGAGTATTGCAAACTTTTTGGAAAAGCATCGACAATTGCGAGATCAACATGTGCATGTTGaatgatcttgtggagcatatgCGGGTCCACACTGGAAATCAGTAAACTTTGCTTTTAGTTTATCAATTATGCACTATGAACAATATTTATGTTTGAACTATGTATTCTTAAGTACACACAATTTGTATTTATGTGCATTGAATAATATTTGGCCAAGATCATCGGCGTGCATGTGTTTGCGTGTATTTGATATTTTTGAAATAGGGATTATGGTTGCAAAACGCATTATTTGAGAGTCGTCCGGTCACTGTCCACGGGTGTGTCTGGACGAGTCCGCGGACGTATAGGGACCCGTAATTGATAattctggttgtagatgctcttctCAGATTCGCAATTGAGAAacccatacacaacttcaaaataATCTGGTGTAGCACTTGTGGGCGGTTCATATGAACAATAATAGCATATGTAAGAATGTGTTGAATTTAAATTTGAGCCAATTTATTTCAAAACTGTATTACGATTGGGTTGTGGAATATTTTTGCATTAAAACATTTCTCTTTGGATTATTGATGCATTGTGCTACTTATGATTCTTGATGCTTTGGAATATTTGGAGGCGTCCGTTTGACGAAGGCCCCTTGGATATGCCCTTAGAATCTGTAGGGATGTTTGGTTCGACGCGACCATGCTCtgttcaacataatcagaagttCAACCATGGTTAGTGGACCAATGTTTAATAGTCTTTGGCGCAAGAATAGTTCACAGTTTTCTACATCACGAACAGTGTCCATTCCGGTGCACTATTACCATCTGGCAGCGAGCAGATTGTTCTCTTCACAGCCGATGTCATCATCGCCGACGACATTATGATCATCCTCGTCGTACAAGTTAAAAGAGACGGCATCGCCTGGTTCTTGTTGGATCGGATCCGGCCGACACTCTCTCCTCTCATGGATACATCTCACCAGCTGAAAAGGGTTCCGAGCGAGACAGTTCGGTGCTATCCGTCATTCAACTTATAATCATATACGGCATGAAAAAGCAGGAGCTGATAATGGCCGTGCTGTCAGTGCCCATTAGAGTACAAAACCCAAACTATAGCGCCCAAACACTAGTACGAGCTAGCTCAGCTAAGCCAGCTTACGAGCATGGAGTGGTAGCTGAGCATTTCCCATGTACACTGCGTACGTACCAAGGATGCTTGGAGAGCAGGTTGACGATAAAGTTTCCTTTATTCTTTTGAAGAACCTAGGTTGACGCTCAAGCTAGCCAGGTTAACACCGGAAATGTATTTTGGAAAAAAAAACACCGGAAATGCATCGCTCGGCCTTCATTCCAACAACCGTCAGACCATGTTTAAAAAACAACAACAGCCATGAGCCCGTGAGCCCGTTCAGACGGCCCGGCATGCGTACTCGGCTCGTGGCCCAGCTAAGAGCGACCTCCTGGCCTGCTGCCCAAGCGCCCCCAGTGGCCCAGTCCATGACTTATTGCAGTGACAAATTTGTTGACGCGGAAACCTTTCCCCCGTGGCCATGGGCGCAGTGGACTTCGGACGCCGGACGGCGCTGCCCGCCTCGCCTACGCACGCCTGCGTTTCCGCAAGGCACGGAGGAAACCGGACGGCACTCCGGCAGTGGCACGGTGTCGCGAGGAACACACGGCGTACTGTCGCATTGATGGGCCATCGGGCATTCCGCAAGGCACGGAGGAAACACGGCCATGTGGCCATGGAAGAGAGTCAAAGCGCGCGTAGGCGTGTGCCGCCGTCCTCCATCCTCAGCCGTGCCCGTGGGCGATCGAGGGAATGCACGGGAATCGCAACGGCGGTGCAGGCGCACACAGCAGCACAGCACGTGACCGCACGCACGCGGCGGCGGGCCGAGGGGGAGGCAGCCAGGCTGCCGGACTGACGACGGCCAGTTGAGCTCCACCGACCGGCGCCTTCCGCGAAGTCACCACcctggaccctgctgccacggacACCGCACACCTGCGATCCGTCGTCTTCCTATAAAATTGGAACAAACCACCTTCACTTCACTTCACTTCACCTGTTCACCCAGTAGATCGTGCACCGGTATTTCGATCAGCGGATCGAtcgccaggaggagatcgatcgaaTCGATGGTGGTCGGCGGCGCGCGCTGCGCCGCGGTGCTACTGCTCGCCTTCGCGGCAGCCCGAGCTGCCCCCGACGTAGATGGTGAGAGCATCGCCAAAGCTACTGCACTGTTTACATCTTGCCTGCATCCATGAGTGATTAGTCGTTCGTTAAATGCGATTGCCGTCTAGCGATCGACCGTCACTTGGTTAGGTAGTTCGAACGTCTTTGGTCATGTTCGCATACATTCTAGCTACGTGTGTTGCAAAGATGCATAGGAAATACCCGTCTATTGTCTCAGTTTTTTCTTAACAATCTATTGTCTAAGTTTAATTACCATTCTGTGCTAGCCATTGGATGCCACACTGCCGACTGGGGACGGCAACCTTTTCCATACACAATTCTTTTCAGTTACTTACAGTTCGACCCAAATCCAAATGGGTCGCATTTTCCCTTCTTTCTCCTGTATCATGGCCGCCACCTTTACCTTGACTCGCAACTCCAACcatgtcccccccccccctccagctCGTCAGAAATCTTGATCGACTGTgcttttttttcgcgaatacgcaaagcttgcatatcatttcattaaTAGGTAGGAGAGAACAAGAGTAACATAGATAAAAGAGGGGGAAGTGGGAAAGAATACAACACAGCATACACTCTCCTAGCTCAAACTCCAGCCAAGGAAGGCGAGGAGACAAGACCCAGAGCACCTAGACCGCGTCACAACCATCACAAGGCACCACCGTCGCACGGCCACCGCTCCAAGACAGACCAAATCAACGTACCCCCACCTTAAGCGCCTAGAGGAGTTGGCAAGTGGGAAGCAGGATTTGGCTGAACAGGAGGAAGAAGCCATGGATGAGGCACCGACAATGTCGTACATTGCGCCCCGAATGCCCATGCCCTGAGAAGCAGCCCAAAACCAAGCTTGGCGTCCACCATCTTTAATTCCAACACTGGAGACGCCACGAGCAACCAAGACCgcgccttcaagaaggatacgACGTCGGGATGCCGCCGCTGTCCGATCTGGTGAACCAGACCTGGGGGTTTCCCCCGGTGCGCGAAGCGGGACACAGACAAAAGACCATGGCAGCGCCTTCAACAAGGACACGGCACCCGCAGGTGTCGCCACCGCCAGCAACAGCAAGCTGAGCAAGGATTTCCTATGTCAAaccttttttccttctttttcatGAATACGCAAAAGTTGcatatcttttcattgatagaagaaggATAGCACAACATGGGATAACAACAACTCACTAAGCCATGTACACAGAGAGGCATGAAATTGAGCTCGTAAAATGACAGACGTGGGGTTGCTCAGCCCCAAAAGACCTCTCAGATTAGCCCTTGGGGATGGTGTTTTGGATTCCGATGGGGCAGGCCCTCCTATGTCAAACTTCACTAAATCTAATAAAATGTTAGCAAATTTGAAGATCTAGCTTTGATTTATGTCAACCTTTTTAAAATTTGAAAGtctatagaaaaatgtgtcaagaTAATTGAATTTGTGGTTCAACCAGTTACTCCAAAAATTCAAACCGATGGAATGAGACGGGCGATATATTTCAAAACTCTTCCTCGCATCTAGGCCTTTTTGTAGTCATGCGTGGGATTGATGTGGGCACAAATATCTTCTTTTCTAATACCGTGTTAGCATTGTTTTGAACCCGAGACCTTTTAGCATCGATACCATATTGAATTAATGCTCCAATTATTTCATCCGAAAGTTTGAACTGATAGAAAGAGGGGACAATATATTTGCATATCAACAACATCAAATTAGTTTCATTATAATATCCATCACAAAATATACCGTTGTACTATGTAATACTTCCTCCGATCCATAATAAGGGCCCGTTCGGAAGCTCTTCGCTTCCTCGCTTCTCCGGAATAAGTGCCGCGGTTTTAAACTGACATTGAAGTAGCATATTTTTCATTTGGAACTGAAGGAGAAGTTCAACAATAGAGTACAACTTGATTTGatttggaactgagggagtactCCCTAGAAAAATGCTGGCGTTGACTTGTAATTATTCGCACGATATCGTGCAAAAGGAATCAAACCAGGGTGCACAAAATTGATTCATCTATGAGTCGACGGAGTGTAAAAAAAGTACTCCTAACATTTTCTTGAAAATTGCCGGCATTGACCTGTTAGAACCACAGAGATCAAATCAGGGCTCTGCACTCTAACGTGCTGCGTACGGGTGGGTACATGTATGGTTCAGATTATTATGCAGAATGTCAACGCCTGAGATCTACTCTAGGTTGACGGTTCACTGCCTGACACTGACACATCATGCATGCCAATATGCCATCACTAATTTGTGcccgctgcatgcatgcatgcatgcaggcccGCTGCTGAACGGCAACTTCGAGTACCCGCCGAACAGGTCGCAGATGAACGGCACGAGGGTCACGGGCGCGCACGCCATCCCCTACTGGAAGGCCGCCGGCCCCGTGGAGTACGTCGAGTCGGGGACGGACCGGCCGGGCGACGGCATGGTCCTGCCGGTGCCGGAGGGCGCGCACGCCGTGCGCCTCGGCAGCGGCGCCTCCGTCCGGCAGCAGCTCAGCGTCACCCGCGGCGCCCGCTACTCCGTCACCTTCAGCGCCGCGCGCACCTGCGGCCAGTCCGAGCGCCTCCGCCTCTCCGTCgtccccgacgccgccgccgacgcgcCCGGCCGGGAGCTCCCCATCCAGACCGTGTACAGCGCCAGCGGCTGGGACTCGTATGCCTGGGCCTTCCACGCCGAGCGGGGCGTCGTCACGCTCGTCATCCACCacagcgacgacggcggcggcgcggaggacccCGCCTGCGGGCCCCTCGTCGACGCCGTCGCCATCAAGACCCTCCACCCTGCCGCCGAGGCCGCCGGCGGCAACCTGCTGAGGAACGGGGGCTTCGAGGAGGGGCCGTACGTCGCCCCGGGGTCGACGTGCGGGGTGCTGGTGCCGCCCATGGGCGAGGGCGCCGTGTCGCCGCTGCCCGGGTGG
The window above is part of the Triticum aestivum cultivar Chinese Spring chromosome 2A, IWGSC CS RefSeq v2.1, whole genome shotgun sequence genome. Proteins encoded here:
- the LOC123191842 gene encoding uncharacterized protein; translated protein: MVVGGARCAAVLLLAFAAARAAPDVDGPLLNGNFEYPPNRSQMNGTRVTGAHAIPYWKAAGPVEYVESGTDRPGDGMVLPVPEGAHAVRLGSGASVRQQLSVTRGARYSVTFSAARTCGQSERLRLSVVPDAAADAPGRELPIQTVYSASGWDSYAWAFHAERGVVTLVIHHSDDGGGAEDPACGPLVDAVAIKTLHPAAEAAGGNLLRNGGFEEGPYVAPGSTCGVLVPPMGEGAVSPLPGWMVMSYSKAAKYVDAARHAVPGGSRAVELVAGVEAALVQEVDTVPGSACRMEFSVGDAGDGCVACGPELQPMRVVAAATGAQGTAAVEYHSRGTGGRARGALSFTAEGSRTRVVLYSSGYHTMSDGSGSLCGPVVDDVSLVCA